In Malaclemys terrapin pileata isolate rMalTer1 chromosome 22, rMalTer1.hap1, whole genome shotgun sequence, the DNA window CCCAgtctggtggctccagtcagcactgccgaccgggcaGCTAAAAGTCCAGtgggtggggctaaggcaggaacagcaaccaatgggagctgcgggcatgAGGACAGCGTACAGAGCTTCCCTGGCTGCCCACGCACCTAGGGGCTGCAGCGAtgtggctgctgcttctgggagctgcagtaAACACCACCGGGAccccgaaccccctcccgcactcctgccccagcccagagtcccctcctgcatccaaactccctcccagagcctgcatgcccccaaatccccagcctggagccacctcctgcaccccaaacccttcatccctggccccaccccagagcctgcacccccagctggagccctcacccccctcctgcaccccaaacccttcatccctggagccctcacccccctcctgcaccccaactccctgccccagcctggtgaaagtctgcaatggagggaggggggatggtgcaagaaggggcggggccttgggaaaggggtggggcctcagggaaggggtgttcagttttgtgcgattagaaagctggcaaccctaagcCTGACCTCACCAGCCAGTTGGCACCCAACATGAGATGCCCGTCTGAGTCCTTCCCCtcctgcagagctgcctggtccTCAAAGCGATACCACACACAGCTTAGCTCTGTAGAACCTAAGAACCGCAAGCTGAGCTGGCTAAAACCCAGTGTCCCAGCTCAGGATGCGGGTGGGCAGGCCCTTGTCTGGGTTCCTAGTCGAATGAAACACCAGCCATGGAGCAGGGTGGTGGGGAGTGCTGCCAGGCCGTGTGGCAACCTGGGAAGCCCCGTGCGTCTCCTATCTCTGGCTTTCGTGGAAACGAGGGCTGAAAGCTCAAACGGTCAGGTTGACTTAACTCTTGTTCTCTCTCTGCCATCAATAGCACAAGACCCCCTAGAAGATGGGGGACTGGGGCTTCCTGGAGAAGCTGCTGGACCAGGTCCAGGAGCACTCAACAGTGATTGGGAAGATCTGGTTGACGGTGCTGTTCATCTTCAGGATACTTATCCTGGGCCTGGCCGGGGAATCGGTGTGGGGGGACGAGCAGTCGGATTTCCTGTGCAACACCAAGCAGCCGGGCTGTGTCAACGTGTGCTATGACAAGGCCTTCCCCATCTCCCACATCCGCTACTGGGTGCTGCAGTTCCTCTTCGTCAGCACCCCTACCTTGGTCTACCTGGGCCACGTCATCTACCTCTCGGGGCGGGAGGAGAAGCTGAAGCAGCGGGAGAGCGAGCTCCGGGCGGCGCAGATCAAAGACTTGAAGGTGGAGCAGGCTCTGTCGGCGGTGCAGAAGAAGATCTCCAAGATCTGCGTGGCAGAGGACGGCCGCATCAAGCTCCGCGGATCCCTGATGTGGACCTATGTCGTCAGTGTCATCTGCAAGAGCATCTTCGAGGCCGGCTTCCTCTTAGGCCAGTGGTACCTGTACGGTTTCTTCATGCCGCCCATCTTCGTGTGTGAGagggccccctgcccccacaaggTGGACTGCTTTGTCTCCCGCCCCACTGAGAAGACCATCTTCATCATCTTCATGATGGTGGTGGGCCTGATCTCCCTGGGCCTCAACCTCCTGGAGCTCTTCC includes these proteins:
- the GJA4 gene encoding gap junction alpha-4 protein, whose translation is MGDWGFLEKLLDQVQEHSTVIGKIWLTVLFIFRILILGLAGESVWGDEQSDFLCNTKQPGCVNVCYDKAFPISHIRYWVLQFLFVSTPTLVYLGHVIYLSGREEKLKQRESELRAAQIKDLKVEQALSAVQKKISKICVAEDGRIKLRGSLMWTYVVSVICKSIFEAGFLLGQWYLYGFFMPPIFVCERAPCPHKVDCFVSRPTEKTIFIIFMMVVGLISLGLNLLELFHLCCKNLLSSMREASSSSSPAGDIDSFPDSKPCHYLPLSESHSPPYLAYNKLSSEQNWANFNTEENLVLRSGNKPSPESYAPGAQPLQERQASRPGSSASKKQYV